Proteins encoded by one window of Halorubrum ruber:
- the mptA gene encoding GTP cyclohydrolase MptA — protein MSHQLPDVQASAPDVTVGLSQVGVTGVEKLVKLARGDKRPIVLMAEFEVFVDLPSGRKGIDMSRNLATVDEILEDITREEAYRVEDVCGDAAERLLEKHDYTTTAEVSMSAELVTREDTPASGIETQSTATIVASAEATEDGTREEIGAEVTGMTVCPCSQGMSESRARDKLAELGVDEETTEEFLDAVPQPGHSQRGHATLTITTDGHPDVDLRDVIDVARDSMSARIYNMAKRPDEDHMTYEAHADAKFVEDCVRALAEGTVEEFPHLSDDAVIHMKQSNDESIHQHNAHAEREVRLGDLRDELDR, from the coding sequence ATGAGTCATCAGCTGCCGGACGTACAGGCCTCGGCCCCCGACGTCACCGTCGGGCTCTCGCAGGTCGGCGTCACCGGCGTGGAGAAGCTCGTCAAGCTGGCGCGCGGCGACAAACGGCCCATCGTCCTCATGGCGGAGTTCGAGGTGTTCGTCGACCTCCCGAGCGGCCGGAAGGGGATCGACATGTCGCGGAACCTCGCGACGGTTGACGAAATCTTAGAGGACATCACCCGCGAGGAGGCGTACCGCGTCGAGGACGTCTGCGGCGACGCCGCGGAGCGACTCCTCGAGAAACACGACTACACCACCACCGCCGAGGTGTCGATGTCGGCGGAGCTGGTCACCCGCGAGGACACGCCGGCGTCCGGCATCGAGACGCAGAGCACGGCGACGATCGTCGCCAGCGCCGAGGCGACGGAGGACGGCACGCGCGAGGAGATCGGTGCCGAGGTGACGGGGATGACCGTCTGCCCCTGCTCGCAGGGGATGAGCGAGTCGCGGGCCCGCGACAAGCTCGCCGAGCTGGGCGTCGACGAGGAGACGACCGAGGAGTTCTTAGACGCCGTCCCGCAGCCGGGCCACTCCCAGCGCGGCCACGCGACGCTGACGATCACGACCGACGGCCACCCCGACGTGGACCTCCGGGACGTGATCGACGTCGCCCGCGACTCGATGAGCGCGCGCATCTACAACATGGCGAAGCGCCCCGACGAGGACCACATGACCTACGAGGCCCACGCCGACGCGAAGTTCGTCGAGGACTGCGTCCGCGCGCTCGCCGAGGGGACCGTCGAGGAGTTCCCGCACCTCTCCGACGACGCCGTGATCCACATGAAGCAGTCGAACGACGAGTCGATCCACCAGCACAACGCCCACGCCGAGCGCGAGGTCCGCTTAGGCGACCTGCGGGACGAACTCGACCGATAA
- a CDS encoding 50S ribosomal protein L21e — MPSSNGPQKATRDKLSNKPRNRGTSPPQRAIQEFEEGSQVHLKIDPSVPKGRFHPRFDGRTGTVVGKQGSAFKVEIPDGGKTKTLIVTAAHMSAQQN, encoded by the coding sequence ATGCCGAGTTCCAATGGGCCGCAGAAGGCGACTCGCGACAAGCTCTCGAACAAACCCCGCAACCGCGGCACCTCCCCGCCGCAGCGAGCGATCCAGGAGTTCGAGGAGGGGTCGCAGGTCCACCTCAAGATCGACCCGAGCGTCCCCAAGGGACGCTTCCACCCGCGCTTCGACGGCCGGACCGGGACCGTCGTCGGCAAGCAGGGCTCCGCGTTCAAAGTCGAGATCCCGGACGGCGGCAAGACGAAGACGCTCATCGTCACCGCCGCCCACATGAGCGCGCAGCAGAACTGA
- a CDS encoding RNA polymerase Rpb4 family protein, whose protein sequence is MTIFKEKLDEEYVTTSEAKEILVEIEDERAEDEDRDLRYELARAIEHVNRFADLDADESRELVEELAELDQIDVPTAVKITDLLPEDRTELRSVFAQERYSLDGEELDEILNVVAKYA, encoded by the coding sequence ATGACAATTTTCAAGGAAAAACTCGACGAGGAGTACGTCACCACCTCCGAGGCGAAGGAGATCCTCGTGGAGATCGAAGACGAGCGCGCGGAAGACGAGGACCGCGACCTCCGCTACGAGCTGGCTCGCGCGATCGAGCACGTCAACCGGTTCGCGGACCTCGACGCCGACGAGTCCCGCGAGCTCGTCGAGGAGCTGGCCGAGCTCGACCAGATCGACGTGCCGACCGCGGTGAAGATCACCGACCTGCTCCCCGAGGATCGCACCGAGCTCCGCTCGGTGTTCGCCCAGGAGCGCTACTCGCTCGACGGCGAGGAGCTCGACGAGATCCTCAACGTCGTCGCGAAGTACGCCTGA
- a CDS encoding class I SAM-dependent methyltransferase: protein MAEDPAGGGRRRPVTRGDGAGDRARSGPAEREPDRLRRIRRGYDAWARAYDWFARATASVGGVRAACVDALDLSPGDTVVEFGCGPGVNLPALRDAVGPNGRVVGVDVSPRMLDRAAGLVERRGWENVSLVEADAERPPVAAADGVLATFVTSLFSDPYPVLRRWCELSDAVVVAAFVPEGNRAANAALRAFVALNGRLFDATTDDPLGRLAERTAAARRALDDGATVRERDRRLFGTIVVEAGRSG from the coding sequence GTGGCCGAAGACCCCGCCGGCGGCGGTCGGCGCCGACCCGTGACCCGCGGCGACGGGGCGGGCGACCGGGCGCGCTCGGGGCCCGCCGAGCGGGAGCCCGACCGCCTGCGCCGGATCCGGCGCGGCTACGACGCCTGGGCGCGCGCCTACGACTGGTTCGCGCGGGCCACGGCGTCCGTCGGCGGCGTCCGCGCGGCCTGCGTCGACGCGCTGGACCTCTCGCCGGGCGACACCGTCGTCGAGTTCGGCTGCGGCCCCGGCGTGAACCTCCCCGCGCTCCGCGACGCCGTCGGGCCGAACGGCCGCGTCGTCGGCGTCGACGTCTCGCCCCGGATGCTCGACCGGGCAGCGGGGCTGGTCGAGCGGCGCGGCTGGGAGAACGTCTCGCTCGTCGAGGCCGACGCCGAGCGCCCGCCCGTCGCGGCCGCGGACGGCGTCCTCGCGACGTTCGTCACGTCGCTGTTCTCCGACCCGTACCCGGTCTTGCGCCGCTGGTGCGAGCTGAGCGACGCCGTCGTCGTCGCGGCGTTCGTCCCGGAGGGGAACCGGGCGGCGAACGCCGCGCTGCGAGCGTTTGTGGCGCTGAACGGGCGCCTCTTCGACGCGACGACCGACGACCCCCTCGGGCGGCTCGCCGAGCGGACCGCCGCGGCGCGGCGCGCGCTCGACGACGGCGCGACCGTCCGCGAGCGCGACCGACGCCTCTTCGGAACGATCGTGGTCGAAGCGGGACGGAGCGGCTGA
- a CDS encoding DUF655 domain-containing protein: MNNADGDGTPADDRSGGNAAADDAAADDGPTAVLLDVLPNGRPDDDRPQSSKSPVAYGLGVGSFALYELTLADGADVSVGDRIALDGPAVGRYREVSFDDLTRNAAAEIEYAAEAIVEADEERFVDFYNEAGPITLRLHQLNLLPGIGKKLRNDLLDERKRGPFESFADVEERISGLHRPREVILERIVEEIREDDLKYRTFVGREE; this comes from the coding sequence ATGAACAACGCCGACGGCGACGGGACGCCGGCCGACGATCGGAGCGGGGGCAACGCCGCCGCGGACGACGCCGCCGCGGACGACGGCCCGACCGCCGTCCTGCTCGACGTGCTGCCGAACGGGCGTCCCGACGACGACCGCCCGCAGTCCAGTAAGTCGCCGGTGGCGTACGGGCTCGGCGTCGGTTCGTTCGCGCTGTACGAGCTGACGCTCGCCGACGGCGCGGACGTCTCGGTGGGCGACCGGATCGCGCTGGACGGGCCGGCCGTCGGCCGCTACCGCGAGGTGTCGTTCGACGACCTCACCCGGAACGCGGCCGCGGAGATCGAGTACGCCGCGGAGGCGATCGTCGAGGCCGACGAGGAGCGCTTCGTCGACTTCTACAACGAGGCGGGGCCGATCACCCTCCGGCTCCACCAGCTGAACCTGCTGCCCGGGATCGGCAAGAAGCTGCGGAACGACCTCTTAGACGAGCGGAAGCGCGGCCCGTTCGAGAGCTTCGCGGACGTCGAGGAGCGCATCTCCGGGCTCCACCGCCCGCGGGAGGTGATCCTCGAACGGATCGTCGAGGAGATCCGCGAGGACGACCTGAAGTATCGGACGTTCGTCGGCCGAGAGGAGTGA
- a CDS encoding 16S ribosomal RNA methyltransferase A has product MTDSSTGEGAAYGSRDPDALARRAGSRADPDRDQHFLVDDRVLDRIPGYLPEDADTSHVLEIGGGAGALTDRLLATATATADATADRGAADPDLGRLTVIERDGAFAEFLREEFAAAVADGLLDVVEGDALDVDLPPFTACVANLPYGVSSEIAFRLLPEKKPLVLMFQAEFADRMVASAGESEYGRLSVSAQHYADVEIVECVPKEAFDPQPAVESAVVRCTPRDPDYVVGDEAFFLRFVKALFTQRRKTVRNAVRNTAHISGLDDPDAVVDAADEELMSSRPGTLEPAAFAALAELAREHGSPTEA; this is encoded by the coding sequence ATGACCGACTCATCGACGGGTGAGGGCGCCGCGTACGGGAGTCGCGATCCCGACGCGCTCGCGAGGCGGGCCGGCTCGCGCGCCGACCCCGACCGCGACCAGCACTTCCTCGTCGACGACCGGGTCCTCGACCGGATTCCCGGCTACCTCCCCGAGGACGCCGACACCAGTCACGTCCTCGAGATCGGCGGCGGCGCGGGCGCGCTCACCGACCGGCTGCTGGCGACGGCGACGGCGACCGCGGACGCGACCGCCGACCGGGGCGCCGCCGACCCCGACCTCGGGCGCCTGACGGTGATCGAGCGCGACGGCGCCTTCGCCGAGTTCCTTCGCGAGGAGTTCGCGGCCGCGGTCGCCGACGGGCTGCTCGACGTGGTCGAGGGCGACGCGCTCGACGTCGATCTCCCGCCGTTCACCGCCTGCGTCGCCAACCTCCCGTACGGCGTCTCCTCGGAGATCGCCTTCCGGCTGCTCCCCGAGAAGAAGCCGCTCGTGTTGATGTTCCAGGCGGAGTTCGCCGACCGGATGGTCGCCTCGGCCGGCGAGTCCGAGTACGGCCGGCTCTCGGTGTCGGCGCAGCACTATGCCGACGTGGAGATCGTCGAGTGCGTCCCGAAGGAGGCGTTTGACCCGCAGCCGGCCGTCGAGAGCGCCGTCGTGCGCTGTACCCCGCGCGACCCGGACTACGTCGTCGGCGACGAGGCGTTCTTCCTCCGGTTCGTGAAGGCGCTGTTCACCCAGCGGCGAAAGACGGTGCGGAACGCGGTGCGGAACACGGCGCACATCTCGGGGCTCGACGACCCGGACGCGGTCGTCGACGCCGCGGACGAGGAACTCATGAGCAGCCGGCCCGGCACCCTGGAACCGGCGGCGTTCGCCGCGCTGGCGGAGCTTGCCCGGGAGCATGGGTCCCCGACGGAGGCGTGA
- a CDS encoding mechanosensitive ion channel family protein — translation MTMTSWIGVVTELQRALAGNFERFAASVGIVAAVVTVRFLTGRLKHGDRDLSSTQRLLLSATVGVATAVGALTLIAVWDRSGALFETARSALSANQLSNVVLAVILLAIAYALTDFLGGVVREVGAESASISKHQQEVILRITQLTVYTSAILAVVGLFTENVGSLLVGAGFLGIVIGMAARQTLGAILAGFVLMFSRPFEVGDWVEIGDHEGTVTEISIMSTRLRSFDGEVITMPNDDVRSGSIVDRSRRNRLRIEVEVGVDYDTDVERAAAVVEEAVADVEDVAEMPEPNAVTKRFDDSAVVLGLRYWIRNPSMRKRWRTRTAAMNAMKEALEDEGIVIPFPQQTLSARAEGASGPQLDASVEGRAATRGGSADGENDGSADAGDGGSASASDGGSEGDGR, via the coding sequence GTGACGATGACGAGCTGGATCGGCGTCGTGACGGAGCTTCAGCGCGCGCTCGCGGGCAACTTCGAGCGGTTCGCCGCCTCGGTCGGGATCGTCGCCGCGGTGGTGACGGTCCGGTTCCTGACGGGGCGACTGAAGCACGGGGACCGGGACCTCAGCTCCACGCAGCGGCTCCTGCTGTCGGCGACGGTCGGCGTCGCGACCGCGGTCGGCGCGCTCACGCTGATCGCGGTGTGGGACCGGAGCGGCGCCCTCTTCGAGACCGCGCGGTCGGCGCTGAGCGCGAACCAGCTGTCGAACGTCGTGCTCGCGGTGATCCTCCTCGCGATCGCGTACGCGCTCACGGACTTCCTCGGCGGCGTCGTCCGCGAGGTCGGCGCCGAGAGCGCGTCGATCTCCAAACACCAGCAGGAGGTCATCCTCCGGATCACGCAGCTGACCGTCTACACGTCGGCGATCCTCGCGGTCGTCGGGCTGTTCACCGAGAACGTCGGCAGCCTCCTCGTCGGCGCGGGATTCTTAGGGATCGTGATCGGGATGGCGGCCCGGCAGACGCTCGGCGCGATCCTCGCGGGCTTCGTGCTGATGTTCTCTCGCCCCTTCGAGGTCGGCGACTGGGTGGAGATCGGCGACCACGAGGGGACGGTGACGGAGATCTCGATCATGAGCACCCGCCTCCGGTCGTTCGACGGCGAGGTGATCACGATGCCGAACGACGACGTCCGCTCGGGGTCGATCGTCGACCGCTCGCGCCGGAACCGGCTGCGGATCGAGGTCGAGGTCGGCGTCGACTACGACACCGACGTCGAGCGCGCGGCCGCGGTCGTCGAGGAGGCGGTCGCCGACGTCGAGGACGTCGCCGAGATGCCCGAGCCGAACGCCGTGACGAAGCGCTTCGACGACTCGGCGGTCGTGTTGGGGCTCCGCTACTGGATCCGGAACCCGAGCATGCGGAAGCGCTGGCGGACGCGGACCGCCGCGATGAACGCGATGAAGGAGGCGCTCGAAGACGAGGGGATCGTCATCCCGTTCCCGCAGCAGACGCTCTCCGCCCGTGCGGAGGGCGCGAGCGGGCCGCAGTTGGACGCGTCCGTCGAGGGCCGCGCGGCGACGCGCGGCGGGTCCGCGGACGGCGAGAACGACGGATCCGCGGACGCGGGCGACGGCGGCTCTGCGAGCGCGAGCGACGGCGGCTCGGAGGGCGACGGCCGATGA
- a CDS encoding HemK2/MTQ2 family protein methyltransferase — protein MTGGGDEGDGENGHDGGDLAALRGADDATVYQPAEDSGLLAEAAIEEAHGRVLEVGTGSGWVAERVATERDLDVVGSDRNPHAARQARERGVEAVVADLLSPFREDAFDAVCFNPPYLPTDPDNEWDDWMEHALSGGESGRELIEPFLADVGRVLAPDGVVLLLVSSLTGYDEVLALVEEAGFDHEAVVEESFPFETLTVLALRRA, from the coding sequence ATGACCGGCGGCGGGGACGAGGGAGACGGCGAGAACGGCCACGACGGCGGCGACCTCGCGGCGCTGCGCGGCGCCGACGACGCCACGGTCTACCAGCCCGCCGAGGACTCCGGGCTGCTCGCGGAGGCGGCGATCGAAGAGGCGCACGGGCGGGTGCTGGAGGTCGGCACGGGCTCGGGGTGGGTCGCTGAGCGGGTCGCGACCGAGCGCGACCTCGACGTGGTCGGCAGCGACCGCAACCCGCACGCGGCGCGGCAGGCCCGGGAGCGCGGCGTCGAGGCCGTCGTCGCCGACCTCCTCTCGCCGTTCCGCGAGGACGCGTTCGACGCGGTGTGTTTCAACCCACCGTACCTGCCGACCGACCCGGACAACGAGTGGGACGACTGGATGGAACACGCGCTCTCGGGCGGCGAGTCGGGCCGCGAACTCATCGAGCCGTTCCTCGCGGACGTGGGCCGCGTGCTCGCGCCCGACGGCGTCGTCCTCCTTTTAGTCTCCTCGCTCACCGGATACGACGAGGTGCTCGCGCTGGTCGAGGAGGCCGGGTTCGACCACGAGGCCGTCGTCGAGGAGTCGTTCCCCTTCGAGACGCTCACGGTGTTGGCGCTGCGGCGAGCGTAG
- a CDS encoding 5-methyltetrahydropteroyltriglutamate--homocysteine S-methyltransferase — protein MTERVAATPGLYPLPDRAKETLSDLKGHQKGDLLSGDESEAIVAEYDDVRAEYVDDQLDAGLDLISEGQGRWDDMIAHPLTVSDAVETGGIVRYYDNNNFYRDPRVVDDLGVSGDVAGELEKAADLLDDADGAADASLAATLPGPYSLADLATDEHYGDEAEFQAAIAEFLAGEVAAFPDHETLFLLEPSLVTNPPAEGDEERATDAIATVAAETDADVVVQTFYGALDEKLYAHLVDEAGADALGLDLVAGDRDDTVYNVQEFGSTDSLALGLVDGQNTLVEEPETVAERVEWFEEQIPLEGFDRTYLTPNTELFYLPTNKYREKLNALAAAAEVLD, from the coding sequence ATGACCGAACGTGTCGCGGCGACGCCGGGGCTGTACCCGCTCCCGGACCGGGCGAAAGAGACGCTCTCCGACCTGAAGGGCCACCAGAAGGGGGACCTCCTGAGCGGCGACGAGAGCGAGGCGATCGTGGCGGAGTACGACGACGTGCGCGCCGAGTACGTCGACGACCAGCTGGACGCCGGCCTCGACCTGATATCCGAGGGGCAGGGCCGCTGGGACGACATGATCGCGCACCCGCTGACCGTCAGCGACGCCGTCGAGACCGGCGGGATCGTGCGGTACTACGACAACAACAACTTCTACCGCGACCCGCGCGTCGTCGACGACCTCGGCGTCTCCGGCGACGTGGCGGGCGAACTGGAGAAGGCCGCCGACCTGCTCGACGACGCCGACGGCGCCGCCGACGCGTCGCTCGCGGCGACGCTCCCCGGGCCGTACTCGCTGGCGGACCTCGCGACGGACGAGCACTACGGCGACGAGGCGGAGTTCCAGGCGGCGATCGCCGAGTTCCTCGCGGGCGAGGTCGCGGCGTTCCCCGACCACGAGACGCTGTTCCTCCTCGAGCCGTCGCTCGTCACGAACCCGCCCGCCGAGGGCGACGAGGAGCGCGCGACCGACGCGATCGCGACGGTCGCGGCCGAGACCGACGCCGACGTGGTCGTCCAGACGTTCTACGGCGCGCTCGACGAGAAGCTGTACGCCCACCTCGTCGACGAGGCGGGCGCGGACGCGCTCGGGCTCGACCTCGTCGCCGGCGACCGCGACGACACCGTCTACAACGTCCAGGAGTTCGGCTCCACCGACTCGCTGGCGCTCGGGCTCGTCGACGGGCAGAACACGCTCGTCGAGGAGCCGGAGACGGTCGCGGAGCGCGTCGAGTGGTTCGAGGAACAGATCCCCCTTGAGGGGTTCGACCGGACCTACCTCACACCCAACACCGAGCTGTTCTACCTGCCGACGAACAAGTACCGCGAGAAGCTGAACGCGCTCGCCGCCGCCGCGGAGGTGCTCGACTAA
- a CDS encoding methionine synthase, which produces MVRNPAANRDQFRPHDHPNDTFLLSTVVGSYPKPKWLNRADELVDDPDSKFDADDLHEAHDDACRLITHEHERAGLDTVVDGEMRRNEMVEFFADRIDGYEFNGPVKVWGHNYFDKPSVVEAVEYDEPWLVDEFEFTSNVAERPVKVPITGPYTLGFWAFNEAYPSTEELVYDLADLVNEEVEKLVEAGARYIQIDEPALATTPEDHAIVGEALERIAAGIPEEVRIGLHVCYGDYSRIYPEINDYPIDEFDVELCNGDFEQIPTFTDPSFEPDLALGVVDAHTAEIESVEEIKQNIRQGLRVVPPEKLTISPDCGLKLLPRDIAYGKTENMVTAVREVEAEIDSGEIDLDNPLDD; this is translated from the coding sequence ATGGTCCGAAACCCAGCCGCCAACCGCGACCAGTTCCGCCCGCACGACCACCCGAACGACACGTTCCTGCTCTCGACCGTCGTCGGCTCCTACCCGAAGCCGAAGTGGCTCAACCGGGCCGACGAGCTGGTCGACGACCCCGACTCGAAGTTCGACGCCGACGACCTTCACGAGGCCCACGACGACGCCTGCCGGCTCATCACCCACGAGCACGAGCGCGCCGGGCTCGACACCGTCGTCGACGGCGAGATGCGCCGCAACGAGATGGTTGAGTTCTTCGCCGACCGCATCGACGGCTACGAGTTCAACGGCCCCGTGAAGGTGTGGGGCCACAACTACTTCGACAAGCCCAGCGTGGTCGAGGCGGTCGAGTACGACGAGCCGTGGCTCGTCGACGAGTTCGAGTTCACCTCGAACGTCGCCGAGCGCCCCGTCAAGGTCCCGATCACGGGCCCGTACACCCTCGGCTTCTGGGCGTTCAACGAGGCGTACCCCTCCACCGAGGAGCTCGTCTACGACCTCGCGGACCTCGTCAACGAGGAGGTCGAGAAGCTCGTCGAGGCCGGCGCGCGCTACATCCAGATCGACGAGCCCGCCTTGGCGACGACCCCGGAGGACCACGCCATCGTCGGCGAGGCGCTCGAACGCATCGCCGCGGGCATCCCCGAGGAGGTCCGCATCGGCCTCCACGTCTGTTACGGCGACTACTCGCGGATCTACCCCGAGATCAACGACTACCCGATCGACGAGTTCGACGTGGAGCTGTGTAACGGCGACTTCGAGCAGATCCCGACGTTCACCGACCCATCGTTCGAGCCCGACCTCGCGCTCGGCGTCGTCGACGCGCACACCGCCGAGATCGAGTCGGTCGAGGAGATCAAGCAGAACATCCGCCAAGGCCTCCGCGTCGTCCCGCCGGAGAAGCTCACCATCTCGCCCGACTGCGGGCTGAAGCTCCTCCCGCGCGACATCGCGTACGGCAAGACCGAGAACATGGTCACCGCGGTCCGCGAGGTCGAGGCCGAGATCGATTCCGGCGAGATCGACCTCGACAACCCGCTCGACGACTGA
- a CDS encoding sugar phosphate isomerase/epimerase family protein codes for MDIGVTVGDDLDRLAASPARFDFCELGVGEPTLVPGEIDPERLADALAGRDLLVHLPYSQRLATYVPEVNDAIVDYQRRLLNAAGDLGAEKAVLHATSADRDDVDFRETAGEQLRRVADAGRKAGVEVVVENVGHQHAGLQLSVLGDLVRETGTPICFDVGHAYMEGGNKAIKRFLRSHGDRISHLHCHDVRRRGDTHLPVGAGEVDYDLVESELAGFDGTVALEVFTDDETLLLDSAARVADRLGVSF; via the coding sequence ATGGATATCGGCGTGACCGTCGGCGACGACCTCGACCGCCTCGCGGCGTCGCCCGCGCGGTTCGACTTCTGCGAACTCGGCGTCGGCGAGCCGACGCTCGTCCCGGGCGAGATCGACCCGGAGCGACTCGCGGACGCACTCGCCGGCCGCGACCTGCTCGTCCACCTCCCCTACAGTCAGCGGCTGGCGACGTACGTCCCCGAGGTCAACGACGCCATTGTCGACTACCAGCGCCGGCTTTTAAATGCGGCCGGCGACCTCGGCGCCGAGAAGGCGGTCCTCCACGCCACCTCCGCCGATCGCGACGACGTGGACTTCCGCGAGACCGCCGGCGAGCAGCTCCGGCGAGTCGCCGACGCCGGTCGCAAGGCGGGCGTCGAGGTCGTCGTCGAGAACGTCGGCCACCAGCACGCGGGGCTCCAGCTCTCCGTCCTCGGCGACCTCGTTCGCGAGACCGGGACGCCGATCTGCTTCGACGTCGGCCACGCGTACATGGAGGGCGGCAACAAGGCGATCAAGCGATTCCTCCGGAGCCACGGCGACCGGATCTCGCACCTCCACTGTCACGACGTCCGCCGCCGCGGCGACACGCACCTCCCGGTGGGCGCCGGCGAGGTCGATTACGACCTCGTCGAGTCCGAGCTCGCGGGCTTCGACGGGACGGTCGCGCTGGAGGTGTTCACCGACGACGAGACGCTCCTCCTCGATTCGGCCGCGCGCGTCGCCGACCGGCTCGGCGTCTCCTTTTAA
- a CDS encoding DUF7547 family protein — MSSRDPRDDDLEERLDELEDVLGELRADLRETERDRRGPPRPPRLSELVRFTEQYTIPTLIALLETTIKSLELLQGTLRLADPGRSVAEGAEGAGDRLADVRDGATAGLSRSLSELRTALSEADLPEDAASRSIIADARDLTAEIESRIDEGRREADAARDRRLGRDRDRRRDDETRDRDDGHRDRDRSDRSRDRDETRSDRGDDASPVQIDVTDPDEGGEDGAEGDAAGDDDDPPEVDVESELESIKRQIDGDEVDSDAGENGLDDGDDAESGPDEESGADASADGADDDGGDENADNRAN; from the coding sequence ATGAGTTCCCGCGACCCACGCGACGACGACCTCGAGGAGCGGCTCGACGAGCTCGAGGACGTGCTGGGCGAGCTCCGCGCCGACCTCCGGGAGACCGAGCGCGACCGCCGCGGGCCCCCGCGGCCGCCGCGGCTCTCGGAGCTCGTGCGGTTCACCGAACAGTACACCATCCCGACGCTCATCGCCCTGCTGGAGACGACGATCAAGTCCCTCGAACTGCTTCAGGGCACCCTCCGGCTCGCGGACCCCGGCCGGAGCGTCGCCGAGGGCGCGGAGGGGGCGGGCGACCGCCTCGCGGACGTCCGCGACGGCGCGACCGCCGGGCTCTCGCGGTCGCTCTCCGAGCTCCGGACCGCGCTCTCGGAGGCCGACCTCCCCGAGGACGCCGCCTCGCGCTCGATCATCGCCGACGCGCGCGACCTCACGGCGGAGATCGAGTCCCGGATCGACGAGGGGCGCCGCGAGGCGGACGCGGCGCGAGACCGGCGACTCGGGCGGGACCGCGACCGGCGCCGAGACGACGAGACGCGGGATCGAGACGACGGGCACCGGGACCGAGACCGGAGCGATCGGAGCCGAGATCGAGACGAGACGCGGTCCGACCGGGGCGACGACGCGAGCCCGGTTCAGATCGACGTGACCGATCCCGACGAAGGGGGAGAGGACGGCGCCGAGGGCGACGCGGCCGGCGACGACGACGACCCGCCGGAGGTCGACGTCGAGTCCGAGCTGGAGTCGATAAAGCGCCAGATCGACGGCGACGAGGTCGATTCGGACGCGGGCGAGAACGGTCTCGACGATGGCGACGACGCGGAGAGCGGTCCAGACGAAGAGAGCGGTGCGGACGCCAGCGCGGACGGCGCGGACGACGACGGGGGCGACGAAAACGCGGACAACCGGGCGAACTGA